The genomic region GGACCCCTGTCCCTTCGAAGATACTGGATGATCAGCTTCTCGTTCTGAGCGGCCTCTGTCCCGGAGCTGCAGGCTCACGGATCTCCTGCCCTGCCGGAGCTGGGCTAGGCTGGCTACAGAGACTCGCCTATGGTGTTACGAGTTTAGTTTGTGGCTTTAAAAGCCAGAAACCCCCCGCAGAAACAAGGCCATGTACCGTTCTAACCCATTCTGTTCATGGGGGGCATggagccgggggatggggaggaaaggcctCGGATGGGCGGAGGAACAAAGCTCCCCTCTAACTCGGGAAGCCTGGAATGGCATTCGACGCGCCCTCCGCAATCAGCTCGTTCATCTCGTTCTGCTTGGCCTCCTTCGTGGGCGGGCCTGAGTGGCTCCTCTGGGCCTGAGCCCGCTTGGACTGCCTGAAGCAGACCTTCATCAGCAGGTAGCAGAGCTCCGCCACATTCAGCAGCATGCAGATCACCGAGGCCGAGACCATGAAGATGGTGAAGACGGTCTTCTCAGTGGGCCGCGAGATGAAGCAGTCCACGACGTTGGGGCAGGGGTCGGCGCTGCACTTCAACACCCACGGCAGGTTGTAGCCGTTGTACAGGAAGTAGAACACGTACATGAAGGATGCCTCGAAGAGGATTCTGAAGAAAATGCTGCTGGTGTAGGTCCACCACAAGGCTCCCTCGATCCGGACCTTCTGCCTCTTGATCTCCTCAATATCTTTGAACTcgctcttcttctctccccgccTGAACTTCCTGGCCTTCTCATGCCGGCTGTAGGCCACGTGCATGGCCACCAGCAGGGCCGGGGTGGAGACGAAGATGAGCTGCAGAGCCCACAGACGGATGTGCGACACGGGGAAGAAGTGGTCGTAGCACACGTTCTTGCACCCCGGCTGCAGCGTGTTACAGACAAAGTCCTCTTGCTCGTCCCCCCACACTTCTTCGGCCGCCACGACCAGGATCATCACGCGGAAGATGAAGAGGACGGTGATCCAGATCTTTCCGATGCTGGTGGAGTACTTGT from Tachyglossus aculeatus isolate mTacAcu1 chromosome 20, mTacAcu1.pri, whole genome shotgun sequence harbors:
- the GJB6 gene encoding gap junction beta-6 protein — its product is MDWSTLHTFIGGVNKYSTSIGKIWITVLFIFRVMILVVAAEEVWGDEQEDFVCNTLQPGCKNVCYDHFFPVSHIRLWALQLIFVSTPALLVAMHVAYSRHEKARKFRRGEKKSEFKDIEEIKRQKVRIEGALWWTYTSSIFFRILFEASFMYVFYFLYNGYNLPWVLKCSADPCPNVVDCFISRPTEKTVFTIFMVSASVICMLLNVAELCYLLMKVCFRQSKRAQAQRSHSGPPTKEAKQNEMNELIAEGASNAIPGFPS